The proteins below are encoded in one region of Brevundimonas fontaquae:
- a CDS encoding IS1182 family transposase, whose protein sequence is MSRFVQGADRRQPTLLPECLDDYVAEDNPVRVVDVFVDELDLKGLGFEGMTPAATGRPAYHPATLLKLYVYGYLNKVQSSRRLEREAQRNVELMWLTGRLAPDHKTIADFRRENGAAIQAACAQFVVLCRQLGLFGAALVAIDGLKFKAVNTRDKNFTAYKVKRRIEQVAEHIAGYLQDLDTADRHEGEAAEARSGRLVEKIDRLRDQMAMLKAMEAEVEASPDGQVSLTDPDARAMATSGRGSGIVGYNVQSAVEGEHHLIVTHEVVMTGSDREQLASIAGKAKDAMGVEALDVLADRGYFSGEAILACEAMGVTPYVPKPLTSGAKAAGRFGKQDFVYLPDQDVYRCPAGALLAHHMTTVEKGLTLHRYWDRASCTGCRLKPQCTPSVERRITRWEHEAVIDALQARMDLAPRAMRTRRRLVEHPFGTIKAWMGHTHFLTKRLPNVKTEISLHILAYNMKRAMAVLGTKPLMEAIRA, encoded by the coding sequence ATGAGCCGCTTCGTTCAAGGTGCAGATCGCCGGCAGCCGACGCTGCTTCCCGAGTGTCTCGACGACTATGTGGCCGAGGATAATCCGGTCCGGGTGGTCGATGTGTTCGTCGACGAACTGGATCTGAAGGGCTTGGGGTTTGAGGGCATGACGCCGGCGGCGACGGGGCGTCCGGCCTATCATCCCGCGACGCTGCTGAAGCTCTACGTCTACGGTTATCTGAACAAGGTGCAGTCGAGCCGGCGGCTGGAGCGCGAGGCGCAGCGCAACGTCGAGCTGATGTGGCTGACGGGGCGGCTGGCGCCGGATCACAAGACCATCGCCGACTTCCGCCGCGAGAACGGCGCCGCCATCCAGGCGGCGTGCGCGCAGTTCGTGGTGCTGTGCCGCCAGCTGGGCCTGTTCGGCGCGGCGCTGGTCGCCATCGACGGGTTGAAGTTCAAGGCGGTGAACACCCGCGACAAGAACTTCACCGCCTACAAGGTCAAGCGGCGGATCGAACAAGTTGCCGAGCACATCGCCGGTTATCTTCAGGACTTGGACACGGCGGATCGTCACGAGGGCGAAGCGGCAGAGGCGCGGTCTGGAAGACTGGTCGAGAAGATCGATCGGCTGCGCGACCAGATGGCGATGCTCAAGGCCATGGAGGCCGAGGTCGAGGCGTCACCCGACGGCCAGGTCTCCCTGACCGATCCCGACGCGCGGGCCATGGCGACGTCGGGTCGAGGCAGCGGCATCGTCGGCTACAACGTCCAATCCGCCGTCGAAGGTGAGCATCACCTGATCGTCACCCACGAGGTGGTGATGACCGGCAGTGATCGCGAGCAGCTGGCGTCGATAGCGGGCAAGGCCAAGGACGCGATGGGCGTCGAGGCGCTCGATGTGCTGGCGGACCGCGGCTACTTCTCTGGCGAGGCGATCCTGGCCTGCGAAGCCATGGGCGTGACGCCCTACGTTCCGAAGCCGCTGACGTCAGGCGCCAAAGCGGCGGGCCGCTTCGGCAAGCAGGACTTCGTCTACCTACCCGATCAGGACGTCTATCGCTGCCCGGCCGGAGCACTGCTCGCGCATCACATGACGACCGTCGAAAAGGGGCTGACGTTGCACCGCTACTGGGATCGAGCCAGTTGCACCGGCTGCCGCCTGAAGCCTCAGTGCACGCCCAGCGTCGAGCGTCGGATCACCCGCTGGGAGCATGAAGCCGTGATCGATGCGCTGCAGGCCCGGATGGACCTCGCCCCGCGCGCCATGCGCACCAGACGACGGCTGGTTGAACACCCCTTCGGCACGATCAAGGCATGGATGGGCCACACCCACTTCCTGACGAAGCGCCTGCCCAACGTGAAGACTGAGATCAGCCTCCACATCCTCGCCTACAACATGAAGCGGGCGATGGCGGTGCTCGGAACCAAGCCCCTCATGGAAGCGATCAGGGCCTGA
- a CDS encoding TonB-dependent receptor, whose amino-acid sequence MSTTTLKTRLLAAATLTSAMTAGSAAWAQEPALVNNVDDVIVTAQLREQKTIDVPFALTAYSGQFLEDLGIQEFEQLSAFVPGFLVQNQSPNNPGFVMRGITSDSGAATSEARVSVFQDGVSISKSRGSYVELFDLERVEVAKGPQSTLYGRGALIGAVNLVQNRARPGATDAYANIEAGNEGYRMVEGALNLPVGETAGLRLATRLKTRDGSVENLLGGDDFNAIETRAFRPSGAWTPSDAMRFDVIGNYQKDNASGTSFKSVAYAPADPNTGAVLGGKEPWEGAALTRGAAFDGGKALGLDREVWGVTGLARIDLNAAWTLNATTAYRAFTNYETFDADGVSLPLLTAAEDTHGEQWSQDLRLGFDNGGRLTGFVGAGWFQEEGYQRTPTQFDERLILAQLSGLLDGSPATVGDRTLPLAAYPAIAQAALGGLLTPLGAGAFAAPIAANLKSAHIETPTNRSELTSYDLFADATYAFTDRFEVSAGLRYTRDDKTTGFASSVQSRSALGALLALQAGAIPAAQVPTFLGALANPAYLAIPASAFPLFGLISQPTANNGDFADFDSKDDGVTWRLTARYALTDDTNVYANYARGRRPEVISASAPSEPLGLPRFAPVEAETVDSYEIGAKSSLLGGRLRIDGAVFLYNYENFQTTVQQGTTFIVTNAGEAKSYGFETQANFAVTPDFDLFATYAYNHSRFENGIYDGNQFRLSPDNAVSIGATWRLPVSGGAIVVQPTYTWQSKVFFSDDNDIPALQSRNIVRDLIQDEYQDAYGLLNLRVRYTPDSGAWGVEAFGENVVDEDYIKDAGNTGDGLGMPTFIAGRPASYGLIFKLKL is encoded by the coding sequence ATGTCCACGACCACATTGAAGACGCGACTGCTGGCCGCAGCGACCCTGACGAGCGCCATGACGGCAGGATCGGCCGCCTGGGCGCAGGAGCCGGCGCTGGTCAACAACGTGGACGACGTCATCGTCACCGCGCAGCTGCGTGAGCAGAAAACCATCGACGTGCCCTTCGCCTTGACGGCCTATTCCGGCCAGTTCCTGGAAGACTTGGGCATTCAGGAGTTCGAACAGCTGTCTGCCTTCGTGCCGGGCTTCCTGGTGCAGAACCAGTCGCCAAACAATCCAGGCTTCGTGATGCGCGGCATCACCTCCGATTCCGGCGCGGCGACCTCCGAGGCCCGCGTGTCTGTGTTCCAGGACGGGGTATCGATCTCCAAGTCGCGCGGTTCCTATGTCGAACTGTTCGACCTCGAGCGGGTGGAGGTCGCCAAGGGGCCGCAATCGACCCTGTACGGGCGCGGCGCCCTGATCGGCGCGGTTAATCTGGTGCAGAACCGCGCGCGTCCCGGCGCGACCGACGCCTATGCGAATATCGAGGCCGGCAACGAAGGCTATCGCATGGTCGAGGGCGCGCTGAACCTGCCGGTGGGCGAGACCGCAGGGCTGCGCCTGGCGACACGCCTGAAGACCCGCGATGGTTCCGTCGAGAACCTGCTGGGCGGCGACGATTTCAACGCGATCGAGACCCGCGCCTTCCGCCCGTCCGGCGCCTGGACGCCGTCGGACGCGATGCGGTTCGACGTGATCGGCAACTATCAGAAGGACAACGCCTCGGGGACGTCGTTCAAGTCCGTCGCCTATGCGCCGGCCGATCCGAACACCGGCGCCGTCCTGGGCGGCAAGGAACCGTGGGAGGGTGCGGCCCTGACACGCGGTGCGGCGTTCGACGGCGGCAAGGCGCTGGGTCTGGACCGCGAAGTCTGGGGCGTGACGGGTCTGGCGCGCATCGACCTGAACGCCGCCTGGACGCTGAACGCGACCACGGCCTATCGCGCGTTTACCAACTACGAGACCTTCGACGCCGATGGCGTGTCCCTCCCGCTTTTGACCGCCGCCGAGGACACGCATGGCGAACAGTGGAGCCAGGACCTGCGTCTGGGCTTCGACAACGGGGGTCGGCTGACCGGTTTCGTCGGCGCCGGCTGGTTCCAGGAAGAGGGTTATCAGCGCACTCCGACCCAGTTCGATGAACGCCTGATCCTGGCGCAGCTGTCGGGCCTGCTGGACGGTTCGCCTGCGACGGTCGGGGACAGGACGTTGCCGCTGGCCGCCTATCCCGCCATCGCCCAGGCTGCGCTCGGCGGTCTTTTGACGCCGCTGGGCGCCGGAGCGTTCGCCGCGCCCATCGCCGCCAATCTGAAGTCGGCGCACATCGAGACCCCGACCAACCGTTCGGAGCTGACGTCCTACGACCTCTTCGCCGACGCGACCTACGCCTTCACCGACCGGTTCGAGGTGTCGGCAGGCCTACGTTACACCCGCGACGACAAAACCACCGGCTTCGCCAGTTCGGTTCAGAGCCGCTCAGCCCTTGGAGCCCTGCTGGCGCTTCAGGCCGGCGCCATTCCGGCGGCGCAGGTTCCGACCTTCCTCGGCGCCCTGGCGAACCCGGCCTATCTCGCCATTCCCGCCAGCGCCTTCCCCCTGTTCGGCCTGATCTCGCAGCCGACCGCCAACAACGGCGACTTCGCCGATTTCGACTCCAAGGACGACGGCGTGACCTGGCGTCTGACGGCGCGCTACGCCTTGACGGACGACACCAACGTCTACGCCAACTATGCACGCGGTCGTCGCCCGGAGGTCATCAGCGCCTCGGCGCCGTCGGAGCCGCTAGGTTTGCCCCGGTTCGCTCCGGTCGAGGCGGAGACGGTCGACAGCTATGAGATCGGGGCCAAGTCGTCGTTGCTGGGCGGCCGCCTGCGGATCGACGGCGCGGTCTTCCTGTACAACTACGAAAACTTCCAGACGACGGTGCAGCAAGGCACGACGTTCATCGTCACCAACGCCGGCGAGGCCAAGTCGTATGGTTTCGAAACCCAGGCCAACTTCGCCGTCACGCCGGACTTCGACCTGTTCGCCACCTATGCCTACAACCACTCGCGGTTCGAGAACGGCATCTATGACGGCAACCAGTTCCGCCTGTCGCCGGACAATGCCGTCTCGATCGGCGCGACCTGGCGTCTGCCGGTGTCCGGCGGCGCGATCGTGGTCCAGCCGACCTACACCTGGCAGTCCAAGGTCTTCTTCAGCGACGACAATGACATCCCGGCGCTTCAGAGCCGCAACATCGTGCGCGACCTGATCCAGGACGAGTATCAGGACGCCTACGGCCTGCTGAATCTGCGCGTTCGCTACACGCCCGACTCGGGCGCCTGGGGCGTCGAGGCCTTCGGCGAGAACGTGGTGGACGAGGACTACATCAAGGACGCCGGCAACACCGGCGACGGCCTGGGCATGCCGACCTTCATCGCCGGACGGCCCGCGTCGTACGGCCTCATATTCAAGCTCAAGCTGTAA